ACAGGGCTTGGTGGAGCGTAGACACACGACACAAGGGACACTAAATAAGTCCCGGCTATTTTAGTCATCTCAGCCAGGCAGGAATGGTGTCGCTCTGCAGCTTGGTTCTGTCAGTTGCAATGTCTCCTTTTATACCAAGTATTAAGTGTATTTATTATCCTGCAATAAATCCTGGAAAATGGGGCCTACCTATACATGAACTAGGGAAAGTCAGTATAATGCCAACTctaatgagaaagagaaggaaaaggaaagcgtTTTCTAGCAATGTGGGTTTCTGTGTGCACTCGGGCACCAGCTCTCCCGAAGCTGCAAGGAAGCATTCTAAAATTAGCCTGCCTCTATATGTGGTAAGTATGGAGGTCAGGAAAGAAAATCCCGAAGCTGCTCTGCTTAAGAAGTACAAGAAGATGAAGGAGCAGAGGGTCTGTGTGCCCAAGGGCCACAACCCACAGGGGAGGCAGTCCTGGCTCCCTGCGTCTGAGGGGTTAACCATGACTCATGATGGCTCACCCACCTGAGAGGCCGGGAAGTGAGAGTGGGTGACGTCCTTGTGAGTAGCCCGAGTCTCATGTATAAAAGGTGGTGCATAAAAGCCCAGCGGTGTGATGTGTGATTGGACGGATTCTGAGAGGCATAGAAGTATTTTGGCTCTTGGAACCACAGTATGTTTGAGGCCCTGTTCGGGCTCTGAGTGTTCAGAGGGACACGTGAGACCCGAGCTAGTCTCTGTAACACAGGTCTGTATGCAGGATATTGTTCTTCCCAGttagctctgtctctctgtctctgtgtctctgcatctgtctctctctctttctcccctcctcctctctcactccttccaacttgtggatcaagatgtgagctctcaggctATTCCTGCTCCCATGCCTTTATTCCACCACCATGGACGGTAgcactctaaaactgtaagccccaaattaaattctttttaaaattttgtaagttgccttgacTAGGGTGTTCCATcgcagcagtagaaaagtaagaCCGTGGTCTCAGAACGGATACTGACTGACTTTACCTTTGTGTGGATTAGCTGTCGGGGTAGTCTGCCCtttaagacagaaacaaaggctgGACAGGAAACTCAGTATTAGGAGGGAGCTTTTATAGAGTGGCGTGGGAAAGGAGCCTTAGCAGACAGAGGTGGACCAGCCCTGGAAACCAACGTTTTAGAGGGCTGGACGCAGCAGTGTTTGGAGAAGGCAAACAACCGTTTTCCTTTATCAGCTAATTGTGTTTGGTTTAAATATGAAAGTAATATTCAAATTCTGCTCAAGCATACGAAGTCCAttctctgttggtcttcccgAGGGATCCCCgttctctgtttaattttcttctatttagccacagacagaaagatacggaggagaagcaggcaggaggtggtgttgtttttaaagagatcCTACGCTATTCTAGAACTTTTATTTAATTGTAGTTTCGAATACTGTCTCACGACAGTGTGAGCAATTCTGCCGTGTTCCTGTCAGGGCAGCATAGAGTTTGCTCCGGCACAGCTCCCAGATTCTACTTCCTTATTCTTCTATTGGTGGactctgtgtgtgcgcatgcgtgcgcgcATGTGCACTCATGGAGTTGCCGAGCAATTTACCTCTACCCTTGTTTCCTTGAACCAAGATTTCCGTGCATAGATGTctaggctggggttgggggagcaaaAGATTTGTGTATTTCAAAATATTGCTCAACTGTCCAAGGTCTCAGCCAGTGACACTCAAGAGAGAATGTAAGAAGCCGTCTCCTGTCGCACTCCCCCAGCCTTCTGTGTTATCCCACCATTCCTATTACCTATAGGAGGTGCCGCATAGGTTTTCCTCCGTGTTATTTTAAGAAAGCTTACAAATGTGAGCGGTGTCCACCATTCTGCACTGGTTCCTTGGTGACATTAAAAAAATGCAGTCATCTCTTTAAGGACCCCTAGGCCTCTGGTTTGTGCTATGGTGGCAGTTGTCTCTGGGAGGCAGCTGGCTCTTTCCTATGGAATGTCAGCCAAGAATGGAGCTCCCAAAATACCCGCCCACAGTTGTCTGAGCTCAGGACAGCCTTAGGGAGAGCAGATGGACGACGCGCAGGTGAAGTCCACCCGTTGCCCGCTGGGGCTCCCACCTGCTATGTCTTTTCTTAGCCTCTGAGCTGTTTTTTTCCCTGAACATTTggtctgaagatttttttccttaggaaGGACTTCCGGCTCTGTTACAGGGCCCTGAAGGCTGGACCCAGGAGCACTTGTGAATCTTGTAGGAGGCACACTGAGACATGTGAGGGGTTAGAATTCTATACACCTCTCAGAATCTGAGACTCACTAAAGAAAGCCTGCTGCTGGAGCCTCTCCCCAGTGGCCCTTGACCTgcctcagtgcttaagagcattgactactgttccagaggacccaggttcaattcccaggattcacagggcagcttacaactgtgaTTGCAGTTCCAGGGTATCAGACACCCTCACGCACATACAcccagacatacattcaggcaaacaccaatcaatgcacatgaaattaaataaataaagcattaatttttttttctgataaaaattCCAATCCTACAGGAAACTAGGATGACATGATGGATAATCTCCTACCTACCACCTGACATGAGAGTTAACACATCAATATCTTCTTATCTATTTTTATGCTACACTACTTTGAGGAAGTTGTTACTTTCCCCATATACTCTAAACGTTAAGTTCCTGTGGAATTTTACACTCATTTATCTATtcagtgtgtggatgtgtgtgcatgtgtctgtgaaggtcagaagacagcttgtaggAACCAGCTCTATCCTTGTACCACGTGAGCTTCAGAGGCAGGTCCTCAGGTTTCGTGGCAAGTCCccttctctgctgagccatctcactggccctcaaACCTTTTTTTAAGCAACAGCCTATTTTGTTGTTAAGTAAACTATCAAGTGAGTAACCTCTGGGTCTTGCACCATTATCTGACTGGAGATGTGACATCACAACTGAGTGCAGTTCAGCACGTGATTCTGACGccctggagagaagaaaaagatgaagtAAGGGGGTTGGGCATATCGAATGCTACAGGACCACATGAGGCCACCAAGGGGACATGTGGAGGAAAAGGCTTTAGCTAGCATCAGGCAGAGAGAATAGCCCATGGAATGGGCAGACACTGGACAGAGGGGCTCTGTGTCCTACTGAGTAACACCTGTCAAGGAAGAGCATATAGTCAGCCATGCTTGCTCCGGAGAGGGTGAATAGGGCCAATCAAGCACTGGACTTTGAACAGATGAGGAATCGAGGCCCAGGAATGGCTCTGTCTGCCTAACATCTAGATTCCCTAAGTTACAgaaaagaggacagggagagagtaCACTACACTGCCTGATATCACACACTGAGCTAAATGACAGAACTGGACCACTTCCctagacccccacccccaccccctggtcCCCTAAAGGATGGTTTCTACCTGCCTAATAGCAACCTTCTCCCTCAGGCCACAAGCTGGACCTTCGGGTCTCAGTTTCTTACTTGTAATCCCTCTGCAGAGGATTACCAAGTACCCCCTCCTGCTGCAGAAAATCCTGGAGAACACACCTGCGGATGCCAGTGCCCACCCTGTCCTTCAGAGAGCCACCTCTGCCCTGCAGGATGTGAACAGCAATATCAACGAGTACAAGATGCGCAAGGAAGTGGGTAAGGGATGCTTAGGGGTGCATCAGGGACAGCATTCCTAGAGCCAAAACCTCACCCCGAGAGAGGCTCATCTATAATTAAAATGGTTTAATCCCTATCACCGCTGGGAgtgaaagaggtgtgtgtgtgtggctggatgCATTTACCTCTTAGGTTGCTGTAGTAGGAACGGTTGCAAACAGAAGCAGTATCCATGCATCAAGAAACTCAGTTGTCCACCGTGAGCTCGGACCAAGAATTTAGCTCATGTTTACTTTTtagaaagtattatttatttatttgtttatttatttattttggtgtttttgaaacagagttttctctgtgtagccctggctatcctggaactcactctgtagaccaggctggctcaatCTCActgagattctcctgcttctgcctcctgagtgctgggattaagggcatgtgccaccaccacctggctgaaagtatttgttttattttgtgtacatgggtgttttgcctacatgcatatctgtgtaccataTACTTGccatggagggcagaagaaggtGTCCAATCCttgggaactagagttacaggtggttgtgagccaccatccatgtgctgggaaccaaacccaggtcctctggaagaacagccagtgcttttctctctgtctccccaacctTCATGATTACTTTTAAGACAATTACCTcaaattcataaatatttgtgGGGCAGAGTGTGATACTTCTGCCCACATAAACAGTGTCCAACAGACAGAGTGGTGGTCAATATATGTTGTTTGAAGGCTAATTCTGCTATGCTCTTTTCCCTTCAATATCTTATTTGATCCTTACAACCCCTAACGCCAGCCCTGTTAGTTCCACTTCCCATCTGGGTAGACAGAGTATATACAGTTTGCAGTCATATGCACTCAGTGTGGTTACATATCCAGTCACTGGGCTGTAAGAAACAGAGAGCGTCTCAGACTTAGACTGGGGGCCTTTGAGGTTTCTCCAGTGTTTGTTTCTTCATCCAGGTGGACAGGAGGCAGCGGGCAGAGGTACTGAGCCCAGAGAGGGAAATATGGGGTTGGTAGACCTTGCTAAAACCTTCTGGGGAAGTCCTTCACACTTGCTGTCTTACATGATTCTTCCCAGCAAGCCAGCAGGATGAAGTCCTCATTTTatagacaaaaaccaaaccaaaccaaccaaacgaacaaaaaccccaaaacccagagGCCCCAAGGAGCGGTGACCTATTAAAATACTGCAGGCCGAATGCTTTCCAGCCAGGAATCATACCTGGGACAAAGAGGacctgagtactgggattccCGGCAGGACTTACCATCCTGCCTGGTGTAACTTGGTGGAGCAGAGTGCCAAGTCAGGAGAAGATGGGGCTGTTTGCCTCCTGGGTCTACCTTTGTCACCCACAGTGCCCTTTTCTTCCGTGTCACCTCAGCCTTAAAATATACCAAAGTGGAGCAGCTGAGCCTTCGGGAGCGGCTGGCCCGCATCAACACCCATACTCTTTCCAAGAAGACCACCAGACTGAGTCAGCTGCTGAAGCAGGAGGCGGGGCTCGTACCCAGGGTGAGCCTGTGTTCCGGTGGGGGAGATACTGCCATGAAAACGGGGGGGAGGTACCTTCAGAAATCTAGGTAGCTGAAGCTGAGAGTGACGGACCACAAAGAGGCACAGCACCTGATTCTCAAGCACCAGTACCGGGGCTCACGTTGCTTATAGAGGAGTCAGGCCCTGAGCTTGGGCAGGGCACCAGTCTGAACCGTTCCCCGTAGAGGCTCAGGCTGAGTGCCTCTTCCAAAGCAGTAGTATTTAAGCCACAGGACTAagcagatattcttttttttttttttttttttttccggagctggggaccgaacccagggccttgcgcttcctaggcaagcgctctaccactgagctaaatcctcaacccctaagCAGATATTCTTATCTCAAGCTtcacacaaggaaacagaggctACCAGAGGATGAAGGGTCTGCCACACGGCTGGGCAGCAAGTGAGCCAGGACTCATACATATTCCAGTGTCTGATTCCAAGATATGAATGCAGAACTACCCAACATTACTGCTGTTCGCTTTCGAGACAAGTCCTTGCTATGCTGTCCTCATAATCCTCCTGGCTCCATGTCCCAGGGTCTGGGCTtacaggcctgggccaccacGTACAGTTTATACTGTTTCTTAACCGCCCCACTCAGTCGTAGAGCTGGATGAACCAGCTCTTCTCGTCTTTCCCAAATCTATGGAGAGATTGTCCCCCGGTGAGTTTCTGAGGCAGAGAAACCAGCTACACACTGCCCCCATGTGGATCGTTCGACCCTTGCATGTATGGCTTTACTTAACAGACAGAAGACAAGGAATTTGATGACTTGGAGGAGAGATTCCAGTGGGTGTCTCTGTGCGTGACAGAGCTGAAGAGCAATGTGGCAGCTTACATGGATAATCTGGAGGTGAGCACCCTGCAGAGTCAGGCCCACGAGCTACCCTGGTACCCGctgcagggatgctgggatgaggtgtgagctggggtgggggggcctGACAAACACATTGCCGTCTGTAGCCACAAAACTGGGGGCTAGAGGCAGCTCCTCCTCCCATTAGAGTTCTCATGGGTCAGTGTCAacgatcctttggaactggacttaacagatggttgtgagttgccgtgtgggtgctaagaaccaaacccaggtcctctgcaagaacagcaagtacccttaaccactctctccagcccctggccttTTCTTTTCCATGCATTGATTTGAATGGGAGCAGTCCATTGGCTTACAGAAAAACACGAATCGAATCCGTAGAGCATGCCCATGGCAAAAGGATTCACCAAGGTGGCACACAGATAAGTGTGGTGCTCACACACCCCAAAGGGGTGAGGAGATAAGGACCGCAGCTCAACAAGCCTCTTCCAATCCCCCAGGTTGAATAGGGACAGATGGCGTATGTGCTTGCTAGCTGTGGGGAGGTATGTGGAGGCCCTGGAGAACTGCTTGGGAGGTCTGCCGAATTGGGGGTTAGCCGTAAGATGGTCATGGTGGGACCTAACCACCTATCTGTGTTGACCCTGGACTCAGGCTTTCCTCTGCTTCCGGCCACACGAGCGGAACCTGGATATCCCTGGGGGAGCTGCGGAACAGTACTGCAGCCTAGCGAGGGACCTTCAGCTCCAGGCCTTCCTGCAGTTTGTGAGTGGGgtatctcctcccccttcctctgacGGGCAGGTGGTGGAGCGATAAGGGTAATATTTAGAAGTCAGGCACTTACACAATTGTCACATCCACTAGGGGAGGGAGCGCTATTCCTGCACTTCCTGATAAAAATAGCCCAACTGATGTGCAGCGAGCCTCACCCTGTACCAGGCGCCGTGCCCGCCTTTTCCACTCGTGACCTCATTTACCCCTCAGCACACGCTTTCTGATGAGGCACTATTAATAGCCCCATTCTGCTAATGGGAGCTCGAGGCCCAGAGAGCTCCATCTCTTGGGTCATCTACACAAATGGAGTCTGGGTCCCGAAGTATCATTCTATACAAAAATCTGTTTCAAGCTCTTTACGTAATAACACCACCAAGAAGTACCAGGAGTCGAGAACCTTCCCCGGGCTGCCCTCTGAGGACACTACATATCACCCCCTTTCCAAACTACAAGCCCAAGGCTCAGTGAAACTGGAGCAGGGTTCCGAAGCTTTTTCCACATCAACCGCATTACCTGAGGAACTTTTATGTGACCtagatatatatatttaataggtaTACAGATGTActaataataaatcataaaggagtatttttaaatgatctgttaaaatacatataatttgaCCATATATTAAAGGTGAAAGCACATCTATGCCCCAGTGTGGTGGTGTGCTGTTATTTTTACATAAGTaaaatcttggctgaatatttgatatAGATATTCAGAGGTCTGGACACAGAACATCTTCAAAGGGTTTCGGGGTTGATGAGCATTTTGATGGCGTAATCATCAATGCTGAGACCATCActtcacataaatacacactacagaatttattttgggTCAGCGTACGTTCAGAAAACGTTTACAGTTGTCAAATCTTGTTCAGTTATGACCCTGTATGAACTGCAATTCAGGTTAGGCAGCAGGGGGTTAGGATATACTAAGTCACAGCTTGTCAATGGATGGGGCCTAGACCCCCAACTGCGGGCCTGCAGCCCCGCACCCAGCCTCCACCCTCTGTCACCCCCTATCCCAGTTCCCACACTCCCCTCTCCCTACAGAAGCAGCGGTTAACAGGCCTGGTGTGGCAACCATTGTGCAGTCTGGCCAGAGCCCTGGTTGGCCCTCAGAACTTGATCAAGAAACGTCTGGACAAACTCCTGGACTTCGAGAGAGTAGAAGAAAAACTGTTGGATGTGGGCAGTGTGACCTATGAGGAGGAGGCGGCCCGGCACACGTACCAGGCACTCAACTCCTTGCTAGTGGCCGAGCTCCCACAGTTTAACCACCTCGTCATGCAGTGGCTGGGCCAGATCCTGTGCACATTTGTGGTCCTCCAGAGAGACCTTGCAGACCAAGTGCTGCGAAGGGCAGAGAGCAGCATGGCCCTGGTAAGGCCCCTGGAGCTAAAGTTGTTGTGGAGCACACAGTCAGGCAAGGCCTAAGCTGTTGTCAGggcaaaaataaagataatgtgGATGGTATAGGCTGCTGGGACTCAGAACTCAGCGGAGACCCCCGAGATGTCTCTcatgccttttctccttccctagtggaggcagaggccaggccagACTCTAGGCCACCCTAGGTCATCCTGGGACTCAAGAGCAAAGGATGCTATTGTGGAAAAAATAGCAGCAAACTCTCCCTGGAGGGTAGGGCGAGATGGTGACAGAGACAGGTATCTCTCCTGTCTTGTCAGGAGCAGATGTGTCTGTCCAGCTGAGATCACCACCAGAACTGCTAGCAGCTGTTTCCTGTCTAGCTGTTTGGGGACCTCTCTAGGCAGTGTCCCACTCAGTGTGGGGTCCCCTCAATAACAAAGAAGCCGAGACCCAGAGAGAGGTAAAATAGCTGGTGCAAAGTTGTGGAGAGGACAGGAGGTTTTGACCCCTGACTGTGAAGTAACTGAGCTTTGAATGCAGTGATCGAGAGCCTCCCAAAAGGAACCACCAGCCAAAGGCATAATTAGATTCCAAAGAGCTCTACATGGACCACCACGCGCACTTGCGCACTTGGCGGTGGAGAATTTAGAAGTCTGGGTTGGTACAGGAGGGAACGGGCGGCAGTTCCACATCTGGCTCTGCAGCGTCAGCGTCAGAGCTGAATGGCTCATGAGTCAGGCCTTGGGACCCATTTCCATGCTCTTCATCCCAGCATTGCCTTCTGTGTTTCCCTGTCGTCATCTGACTCCCCCCCAACCTCCCACTCTCCTTTATCCACCACATCCTATCTCCtgacttccccacccccaccaacttTCCAACCCACGGTCCCACTCTGCTGCTGCAGCTTGTCCCTCCCTCCAACACTTGAGCATCACCGAGTGATGTACAAACTCTTCTTCACCTGGAAACACCTCAACTGTCCCCCAGGCCTCTCTTGATGCCTACCACCCAGTGACAGATGAGCCAGTCTTTCCAGGAAGCTCCCAGAATTCTTGTTGCTCTGGAGGCGTGGAGACTACCCGCTCCTCACCCTCTGTATACCTGCAGAACTTAGTAATGTGTCCTAACACACGGCTGCTTGGTGCTTACTAGAACCTGCCTTCTGCTGGAGTGGTGGGGAGCTGTGTTTTCCCTCAGTCGGGGGTGGGGGCCAGAGATCCAAGCGGTTCCTCCTTTGGATGTCTTACTACTCACTACTGGGCCCTGCCTCGGACATACTTATGAAGTGTGAAGTTGAAATAGACCCAGCGCTGTACAAAAAGAAGAGTGAATCTGATTGGATAGCCCTTTTGCTTTCTTCcgatttctcctttctctgctagTCTGATGTTTGCACAGAGGGGCTGAGGATGCCAGAGCGGGAGGTTTATAGGCATAGACAGTGCATGTGTGTCGGTGGTGATGGGGAAGCAAGGGAGTGTCTCCTCATTGGTCCTGTGCTATGGATGGCTATGACCTGCCTAGGGTTGCTGCCAAACCCCTCTTGTGTGTCATTCACCTGGCCTCAGCCCTGTCATTCAAGGCCTGCATGGCAAAAAACTGTCTTCTCCCTGCAGCCCAGGAGCAAGGCTCTGGGTCATAGATGAGTCCGGCTATCACCCAGAGGGCTGGACATGTTTGTTGGCTGTGGGGTCTCATTCACTCTTGAGCTGTCTGCTGAGACTGTGGGAGAGTCTTAACAGGGTAGGGACCTCATGGGAGAGCTCAATACTCACAGGCTATACAAGCCCATGCCAAAGTGGTTGGAacacagagaagagcagaaggGCCTGACCCTAAGAGAGGTCAGGGGTCACACCCGCTTGTAGACATGTAGTGTCATGACTCTCTCCCAATCTCCTGCCTGTTTTTCTCCCTGTCTGGGCTGGTTTTCTGGCAGGTTGTTTCTGTATGTGGAAGATAGGGAATCACCAGGCCTGCACATTTACCCTTGGGGATCTGAAGGAAGGGTAACACGGGTGTTCTGAGCCCTTGCACACTGCATCTGACAGAAGGGGCCTGGCCTAAGCGCATTGATTTCCCTTGATCTAATCACAGTAGGTAATGGGCGTCACGATGGCGGTGGTCCTCTACCCCTATGGAGAGATGTTTTCACAGAAAGGGGGATGGTGGGctgcaggcaagcaggcaaaagcagTTGTCTGGGACCAGAGGGTGAGTACCCAAGCACCCCGTGGTCCCTTCTCCTGGAGAGGCTCTGCTGACAGCATCTTCCCCCCCAGCTGCCTCATCGCCACATCTCCGAGCCAGACTTCCAGAAGCTGCTGGAGGACTCGCTAGGTCAGAGCAGTAGCCAGCTCCGCCTCTTTCGGGAGAGCTTTGAGAAGGTGCTTCCACCCTCCACCTCGCAGGTAGGCGTCCCTCCCCGCCATGACAAGCCGCTTTCCGCTCTCCTGCCGCGTGCTGCAGCTTCCTTCAagcctttctctatttcttttctgttactcatggaaacatttcttattcctctctccttcctttctgtgaacaaacaaaaccctgtattccaacacgcacgcacgcacgcacgcacacacacacacacacacacacacacacacacacacacacacacacacaccacacacacacacaggatggggTTGAGGGAGAGAAAAAGCTATCTCCCAATCCACTTGAGCAGCATACCTGGAcagcctgtcttttttttctctctctctctttttctctctctctctctctctctctctctctctctctctctctctctctctctctctctctctctctctctcattctctctctctctgtctctctctctctctctctctctcctctctctctctcctctctctctcattctctctctctgtctctctctctctctctctctctctctctgtctctctctctctgtctctctctctctttctctctctctctctctctctctctctctgtctctccctctctgtggtgagtgtgtgtgtgtgtgtgtgtgtgtgtgtgtgtgtggtgtgtgtgtgtggtgtgtgtgtgtgtgtgtgtggtgtgtgtgtgtgtgtgtgtgtgtgtggtgtgtgtgtgtgtgtgtgtgtgtgtgtgtggtgtgtgtgtgtgtgtgtgtgtgtggtgtgtgtgtgtggtgtgtgtgtgtgtgtggtgtgtggtgtgtgtgtgtgtgtgtggtgtgtgtgtggggtgtgtgtgtgtgtgtgtgtgtgtgtgtggtgtgtgtgtgtgtgtgtgtggtgtgtgtgtttgtgtttgtgtttgtgtgtggggtgtgtgtgtgtgtgtgtgtgtgtgtgtgtgtgtgtgtgtttgagatagattttttttatatctcaagctggccttgaacttgctacttAGCTAGGGCTTATTTAGCCGGAGACACCTTCGAGTTGTGAAGAGAGGGCTCTTGGAAGCAGAGccacaggtggtcgtgagctgccgtgtgggtgccagcaccaaacccaggtcctctgtaagcgcaggcactgctgagccatctctccgcctCCCCAGGAAAGCTCTTCCCAGAAAACTGCCACCTCTGTGTTCAGCCTGCAAGCATCCATCTGCTCGATTTCGTTCTCTTTCTGTAATGCCGGGGCTGCACATCGCACACAGGCCTTGTACACACCGACAGGATTCTGCCAcggagctacatctccagcccagtactgaattttattttatttttttgagacaaggtctttttatgcagccctggctgtcgaGGAACTCAtcatgtagagcaggctggacttgaactcacagagatctgcctgcctctgcctcccaagtacgaGGATTAACAATGTGCATCCTGATTCTTAATTTGGACTCTTCATCAGTACTAGGGCAAGAGTCTTTGCAGATGTCCCCGACAGACCTCTACCTGTCCCATACCCAACATCTCCAAATAACCATAATACAGTACAGTGAATACAACATGGGCACACCCAGCTTCAGTGGAGAATGTGGTAAACTATGCATTTACACATTTGGTTTCCCCTTGGTTTTATGGAAGGGGGCAGTCATACCTGAACTCCTTCTGAATAATACTTTGGCTGAAAACAGTGAATGGGAAAACGTAGGAAATGCCAGGCAGTTTGGGGATAGACTCTCTCTCCCCCAAATCTCTCTCCCCAGCTAGATGGCAATTTCTATCTGAATAAAGCCCAGCTGCACTAGTGTATGGCATTCCTGCTGGATGACATGTTCTCCGGTGctttgcacacagtaggtgtccAATTCATGTGTAGTGGAAATTCCCAGAGTCACAGCTAGCTGTCCTTCATCCATAGGAGTGCCAGGAGCTAGTGCTGGTCCTGTGTCAGCCTCTGAGGATTCCCGATGGCTAAGGCCTGGTGCATCATGAAGCCCATAGCAAGGCATGGTTCAAAGACCTAGATAAGACATTTCCTGTGGAATGCCTTAGCTCCGGGCTATGCATAGAATTTAGGGCTACATCCCACGAGTTCTATAACTGACAGGTATCTATACTTGAATCCGTTGAAAAATTCCTCTAAAATGCCATTGGAAGCTAAGAGCCAGCCATGCACTAGAGGGCATGGTTGTCCCCATCAGAATGGAGCCTTTGGTGACAGAGGCAGGGATGGACAAGATTCCAAGCTCTCAGCTCGTGTTGGCACAGCCTTGATACTTAAGCTACaatgtctgtctctgctctctcagcCACTCCTTCCAGGGTCTGAACACCAGATGCAAGCTCTCCTCACCAGATATGGCCCTGGGAAGATATACCAGGTGACAAGCAACATCAATGGCACTGGGACCCTGGACCTGACACTGCCTCGGGGCCAAATCGTGGCCCTTCTACAAAACAAGGACACCAAAGGCAACAACAGTCGCTGGCTGGTAGACACAGGGGGTATGTGGGCCCCTATgaccctttcttctccttttgggAAAGCCAGCTTCTAGAAGCTGGTACGAGGCATGGATGCCTTTGTGTGCCAATCTGTGCAAATTCAGGAAGGACGAAGCCATTGACAGATGCAGGAGCTCAGTCAGTAATTCAGAGGTGCATAAAACGTCTAAACTAAGGTCCAATGTAGCCTTCCTCATCTAGGACCTGGGTGCTGTGCAAGCAGGGCAAGCCTTAGAGAACTTACACACTGTTGAGTGATACGTTGTGTGGAAGGAACTTGAATAGGGCTTTGGAAGATGGAGATGCATGCTGAGAAGGGATGCTTGCACCCAGCCACACTCCCAGAGTCTGATTTATGACTTTGACAGTAGCTCTCTAATGGCCACGGACTTGGGACGTGTCACTGAGGTCTGGGGCTCACGTGTAAATTAGATAAAGGCGAGCCGTGCCATGAGCCCAGGGTAGCAAAAT
The window above is part of the Rattus rattus isolate New Zealand chromosome 15, Rrattus_CSIRO_v1, whole genome shotgun sequence genome. Proteins encoded here:
- the Arhgef37 gene encoding rho guanine nucleotide exchange factor 37; the encoded protein is MADFETDEASSKSESPEQEGQGSEDKSLLHQRLAIRELIDTEVSYLHTLRLCTSDIRSRLQQLPPGDLDILFSNIDDIIQVSSRFLHGLQETACKGEKQAHLIGNLFLEFQEELEQVYKVYCANYDQALLLVKAYQKEPELQKEIQGIIEAAVPQAGPSGLSFLLVIPLQRITKYPLLLQKILENTPADASAHPVLQRATSALQDVNSNINEYKMRKEVALKYTKVEQLSLRERLARINTHTLSKKTTRLSQLLKQEAGLVPRTEDKEFDDLEERFQWVSLCVTELKSNVAAYMDNLEAFLCFRPHERNLDIPGGAAEQYCSLARDLQLQAFLQFKQRLTGLVWQPLCSLARALVGPQNLIKKRLDKLLDFERVEEKLLDVGSVTYEEEAARHTYQALNSLLVAELPQFNHLVMQWLGQILCTFVVLQRDLADQVLRRAESSMALLPHRHISEPDFQKLLEDSLGQSSSQLRLFRESFEKVLPPSTSQPLLPGSEHQMQALLTRYGPGKIYQVTSNINGTGTLDLTLPRGQIVALLQNKDTKGNNSRWLVDTGGHRGYVPAGKLQLYHPINPSEKEPRGQTGMPEDYRLPTPEPTQPSVPTVLTVSQVVAVYPFVARSTHELSLQAGQPVTILEAHDKKGNPEWSLVEANGQRGYVPSNFLARAPSPTPWGWNLPS